In one Bradyrhizobium cosmicum genomic region, the following are encoded:
- a CDS encoding CbbQ/NirQ/NorQ/GpvN family protein, with the protein MNATLHALAAPAPTLPAYVASGNECALFEHAWRHQLPVLLKGPTGCGKTRFVAHMAARLGLPLHTVACHDDLTAADLTGRYLLKGGDTVWADGPLTRAVREGGICYLDEVVEARKDVTVVLHPLTDDRRILPLERTGEELAAPERFMLVVSYNPGYQTLLKALKPSTRQRFVAIEFGFLPPEQEIAVVAAESGLAPDYVRPLVLLAGRLRALKGHDLEEGVSTRLVVYCATLIAAGASIGDAVLAGMIEPLTDDADVKAALLDVARAVIS; encoded by the coding sequence ATGAACGCAACACTTCACGCTTTGGCGGCGCCCGCGCCCACGCTGCCGGCCTATGTCGCAAGCGGCAACGAATGCGCGCTGTTCGAGCACGCATGGCGGCATCAATTGCCGGTCCTGCTCAAGGGGCCGACCGGTTGCGGCAAGACGCGCTTCGTCGCACACATGGCGGCGCGGCTGGGATTGCCACTGCACACTGTCGCCTGCCACGACGATCTCACTGCCGCCGATCTCACCGGCCGCTATCTGCTGAAGGGCGGCGACACCGTGTGGGCCGACGGCCCGCTGACGCGTGCGGTGAGGGAAGGCGGCATCTGCTATCTCGATGAAGTCGTGGAGGCACGCAAGGACGTCACGGTGGTGCTGCATCCGCTCACCGACGACCGCCGCATCCTGCCGCTGGAGCGCACCGGCGAGGAACTCGCCGCGCCGGAGCGATTCATGCTCGTGGTCTCCTACAATCCCGGCTATCAGACGCTGCTCAAGGCGCTGAAGCCGTCGACCCGGCAACGCTTCGTCGCCATCGAGTTTGGCTTCCTGCCGCCGGAGCAGGAGATCGCCGTGGTCGCGGCTGAAAGCGGACTTGCGCCCGACTATGTGCGGCCGCTGGTCCTGCTGGCCGGTCGCCTGCGGGCGCTGAAGGGGCACGATCTCGAGGAGGGCGTTTCGACCCGTCTCGTCGTCTATTGCGCAACCCTGATCGCCGCCGGCGCCTCGATTGGCGATGCCGTGCTCGCGGGCATGATCGAGCCGCTGACGGATGACGCCGACGTCAAGGCGGCGCTGCTTGACGTCGCGCGTGCCGTGATCTCCTGA
- a CDS encoding cbb3-type cytochrome c oxidase subunit I, producing the protein MKYQTQKVAMLYFYGALTLFLAQVLFGLLAGTIYVLPNTLSVLLPFNIVRMIHTNALIVWSLIGFMGATYFLLPEETETELYSPLLAKIQFWMFFGAAGVAVVGYLFHYHEGREFLEQPFIIKVGIVVVCLMFLFNVTMTALKGRKTTVTNILLFGLWGVAIFFLFAFYNPANLAVDKMYWWYVVHLWVEGVWELIMASVLAYLMIKLNGIDREVVEKWLYVIIGLALFSGILGTGHHFYWIGAPGYWQWIGSLFSTLEVAPFFTMVIFTVQMTWKAGRKHPNRAALLWSVGCSVMAFLGAGIWGFLHTLSSVNYYTHGTQVTAAHGHLAFFGAYVMLNLAVMAYAIPQLKGRAPYNQWLSMASFWIMCTAMMTMTFALTFAGVVQVHLQRVLGQSYMDVQDQLAMFYWVRLGSGVFVAISALMFVWAVLVPGREKRVTIPAALQPAE; encoded by the coding sequence ATGAAATACCAAACCCAGAAAGTCGCGATGCTGTACTTCTACGGCGCGCTGACCCTGTTCCTGGCCCAGGTCCTGTTCGGCCTGCTCGCCGGGACCATCTACGTCCTGCCCAATACGCTGTCAGTGCTGCTTCCGTTCAACATCGTCCGGATGATCCACACCAACGCGCTGATCGTGTGGTCGCTGATCGGCTTCATGGGGGCCACCTACTTCCTGCTGCCCGAGGAAACCGAGACCGAGCTGTATAGCCCGCTGCTGGCGAAGATCCAGTTCTGGATGTTCTTCGGCGCCGCGGGTGTGGCCGTGGTCGGCTATCTCTTCCACTACCACGAGGGCCGCGAGTTCCTAGAACAGCCCTTCATCATCAAGGTCGGCATCGTCGTCGTCTGCCTGATGTTCCTGTTCAACGTCACCATGACGGCGCTCAAGGGTCGCAAGACCACGGTCACCAACATCCTGCTGTTCGGCCTGTGGGGTGTCGCGATCTTCTTCCTGTTCGCCTTCTACAATCCGGCGAACCTCGCTGTCGACAAGATGTATTGGTGGTATGTCGTCCATCTCTGGGTCGAGGGCGTCTGGGAGCTGATCATGGCCTCCGTGCTCGCCTATCTCATGATCAAGCTCAACGGCATCGACCGCGAGGTCGTCGAGAAGTGGCTCTATGTGATCATCGGCCTTGCGCTGTTCTCGGGCATCCTCGGCACCGGCCATCATTTCTACTGGATCGGCGCGCCGGGCTACTGGCAGTGGATTGGCTCGCTGTTCTCCACTCTCGAGGTCGCGCCGTTCTTCACCATGGTGATTTTCACGGTGCAGATGACCTGGAAGGCCGGCCGCAAGCATCCGAACCGTGCTGCGCTGCTGTGGTCGGTCGGCTGCTCGGTGATGGCGTTCCTGGGCGCGGGGATCTGGGGCTTCCTGCACACGCTGTCCTCGGTGAACTACTACACCCATGGCACCCAGGTCACTGCGGCGCACGGCCATCTCGCCTTCTTCGGCGCCTATGTGATGCTGAACCTGGCGGTGATGGCCTATGCGATCCCGCAGCTCAAGGGACGCGCGCCCTATAATCAGTGGCTCTCGATGGCGAGCTTCTGGATCATGTGCACGGCCATGATGACCATGACGTTCGCGCTGACATTCGCCGGCGTAGTCCAGGTCCACCTCCAGCGCGTGCTTGGCCAGAGCTACATGGACGTGCAGGACCAGCTCGCGATGTTCTACTGGGTCCGGCTCGGCTCCGGCGTGTTCGTCGCGATCTCCGCGCTGATGTTCGTCTGGGCGGTGCTGGTGCCGGGCCGCGAGAAGCGGGTGACGATCCCTGCTGCATTGCAGCCTGCCGAGTGA
- a CDS encoding c-type cytochrome translates to MAERLTKSAARNVFYGGSAFFFAIFLGLTAHSHYYMVTTSTDASTLTSSVARGKHVWEKNSCINCHTLLGEGAYFAPEVGNVWDRWGGNEDPAGARETLKAWMQSQPSGAEGRRQMPQFNLTDQELNDLADFLQWTSKIKRQEWPPNKAG, encoded by the coding sequence ATGGCTGAACGCCTGACCAAGTCGGCCGCTCGAAACGTCTTCTACGGCGGCTCGGCCTTTTTCTTCGCCATCTTCTTAGGGCTGACGGCGCACAGCCACTACTACATGGTCACGACATCGACGGACGCCTCGACGCTGACGTCGTCGGTGGCCCGCGGCAAGCATGTCTGGGAGAAGAACTCCTGCATCAACTGCCACACGCTGCTGGGTGAGGGCGCCTATTTCGCGCCCGAAGTCGGCAACGTCTGGGATCGCTGGGGCGGCAACGAGGATCCGGCCGGCGCGCGCGAGACGCTGAAAGCCTGGATGCAGTCGCAGCCTTCGGGCGCGGAAGGGCGGCGGCAGATGCCGCAGTTCAACCTCACCGATCAGGAACTCAACGATCTCGCCGACTTCCTGCAATGGACCAGCAAGATCAAGCGCCAGGAATGGCCACCGAACAAGGCCGGCTGA
- a CDS encoding cytochrome C oxidase subunit IV family protein: MPDRLNVTWIVLIGLALATILLPPLMPRPLLGNALLLALAAIKGRRIALDFMDLRTAPALWRGLVVAWILIVVLFAWVASAVVALI, from the coding sequence ATGCCGGATCGCCTGAACGTCACCTGGATCGTGCTGATCGGCCTCGCGCTCGCGACCATACTGCTGCCTCCGCTGATGCCGCGACCACTGCTCGGCAACGCTCTGTTGCTGGCCCTGGCCGCCATCAAGGGCCGCAGGATTGCACTCGATTTCATGGATCTTCGGACCGCTCCCGCGCTGTGGCGCGGTCTCGTCGTCGCATGGATTCTCATCGTGGTGCTGTTTGCCTGGGTGGCATCCGCCGTGGTCGCCCTGATCTGA
- a CDS encoding cytochrome c oxidase subunit 3 family protein — MSAADCEQEGTGWGMLEDLPGDPMIWVLIFSELVAFGLFLGAFTVARAIHPAVFAAGQATLDSNLAGLNTLVLVTSGWAAARATNSARASKKRTSRRWLLIAMALGGFFIAIKLAEYGGEIGRGVGLETSPFFTLYFLLTGFHLLHVGLGIIILAVVCRRADISGVETGTAFWHMVDLVWIVMFPILYLVR; from the coding sequence ATGTCGGCGGCCGATTGCGAACAAGAAGGTACCGGCTGGGGAATGCTGGAAGATCTCCCCGGCGATCCCATGATCTGGGTGCTGATCTTCAGCGAACTCGTCGCCTTCGGCCTGTTCCTCGGCGCATTCACGGTCGCCCGCGCAATCCATCCGGCAGTGTTTGCGGCAGGGCAGGCGACACTCGATTCGAATCTCGCAGGCCTCAACACCCTCGTGCTGGTGACCAGCGGCTGGGCTGCCGCCCGGGCTACGAATTCCGCTCGGGCCAGTAAGAAGCGGACGTCGCGCCGCTGGCTCCTGATCGCCATGGCGCTCGGCGGCTTCTTCATCGCGATCAAGCTCGCCGAGTATGGCGGGGAGATCGGTCGCGGCGTTGGTCTGGAAACCAGCCCGTTCTTCACGCTCTACTTCCTCCTGACCGGATTCCATCTCCTGCATGTCGGTCTCGGCATCATCATCCTCGCCGTGGTCTGTCGGCGCGCCGACATATCCGGCGTCGAGACCGGGACCGCGTTCTGGCACATGGTCGATCTGGTCTGGATCGTCATGTTCCCGATTCTGTACCTGGTGCGGTGA
- the mmsB gene encoding multiple monosaccharide ABC transporter permease, with amino-acid sequence MTDKTVTLPEERRHGSFIKNNLRNYGMLLSLLAIMLFFQVMTGGTLLQPLNLTNLVLQNSYIVIMALGMLLVIVTGHIDLSVGSVAGFVGAVAALLMVTYKVDYTLAFIACLVVGAAIGAAQGYWVAYFKIPSFIVTLAGMLVFKGLALAVLQGQSLGPFPPTFQKLSSGFIPELLPEAGTLHPTSMLVGALLALGLVYASARSRARELSHGIEVEPYAFFLGKSILLACAVLYFTYLIATYRGLPNVLVIMGALIALYGFVTRRTVIGRQIYAVGGNAKAASLSGIKTERLTFLTFVNMGVLAALAGLVFAARLNTATPKAGLGFELDVIAACFIGGASAYGGVGRVGGAVVGAMIMGVMNNGMSILGIGIDYQQVIKGLVLLGAVCIDVYNQRR; translated from the coding sequence ATGACCGACAAGACGGTTACGCTGCCCGAGGAGCGCCGGCACGGCAGCTTCATCAAGAACAACTTACGCAATTACGGCATGCTGCTGTCGCTGCTCGCGATCATGCTGTTCTTCCAGGTCATGACCGGCGGCACGCTGCTGCAGCCGCTCAACCTCACCAACCTGGTGCTGCAGAACAGCTACATCGTCATCATGGCGCTGGGCATGCTGCTGGTGATCGTCACCGGACACATCGATCTTTCGGTCGGCTCTGTCGCGGGCTTCGTCGGTGCCGTGGCCGCTCTGCTCATGGTGACCTACAAGGTCGACTATACGCTCGCCTTCATCGCGTGCCTCGTGGTCGGCGCCGCCATCGGCGCGGCGCAGGGCTATTGGGTCGCCTATTTCAAGATCCCGTCATTCATCGTCACCCTGGCCGGCATGCTGGTGTTCAAGGGCCTGGCGCTGGCGGTGTTGCAGGGCCAGTCGCTCGGGCCGTTCCCGCCGACCTTCCAGAAACTGTCGTCTGGCTTCATCCCGGAGCTGCTGCCCGAAGCCGGCACGCTGCATCCCACCTCGATGCTCGTTGGGGCTCTGCTGGCGCTGGGGCTGGTCTATGCGAGCGCCAGGAGCCGCGCGCGCGAGCTCTCGCACGGCATCGAAGTCGAGCCTTACGCGTTTTTCCTCGGCAAGAGTATCTTGCTGGCCTGCGCGGTGCTCTATTTCACCTATTTGATCGCGACCTATCGGGGCCTGCCGAACGTACTGGTGATCATGGGCGCGCTGATCGCGCTCTACGGCTTCGTCACCCGCCGCACGGTGATCGGCCGTCAGATCTATGCTGTCGGCGGCAACGCCAAGGCAGCTAGCCTGTCGGGCATCAAGACCGAGCGGCTGACGTTTCTCACCTTCGTCAACATGGGCGTGCTGGCCGCACTGGCCGGCCTCGTCTTTGCCGCGCGCCTCAACACCGCGACGCCCAAGGCAGGTCTGGGTTTCGAGCTCGACGTCATCGCTGCCTGCTTCATCGGTGGCGCCTCGGCCTATGGCGGCGTCGGGCGCGTCGGTGGCGCCGTGGTCGGCGCGATGATCATGGGTGTGATGAACAACGGCATGTCGATCCTCGGTATCGGTATCGACTACCAGCAGGTCATCAAGGGCCTGGTGCTGCTTGGTGCGGTGTGCATCGACGTGTACAATCAGCGGCGGTGA
- the mmsA gene encoding multiple monosaccharide ABC transporter ATP-binding protein, which yields MTAMLEMRNVSKSFAGVQALRDVNFSVEAGQIHALVGENGAGKSTLMKVLSGVYPHGSYDGTIVFDGEERRFRDINDSEALGIIIIHQELALIPLMSIAENIFLSHPPSKFGVIDRDEVYRRTRELLVQVGLKESPDTLITDLGVGKQQLVEIAKALSKRVRMLILDEPTASLNEADSAALLERLMAFREQGIGSILISHKLNEVARVADHITVLRDGRTVDSIDCHAEPIQEDRIIRSMVNRDLAHRFPERSATIGEPVLEVANWSVYHPIHPERQVIKAVNFSVRRGEVVGIAGLMGAGRTEFAMSLFGRCWGTNISGRIWLEGHEIALPNVAAAIDAGLAYVTEDRKQLGLILADDVRKNITLASLDQVAPNRVIDDIAELKVASDYRSRMRIRCSDVYQETGQLSGGNQQKVVLSKWLMTDPRVLILDEPTRGIDVGAKYEIYGIINELAEAGRGVVVISSEMPELLGICDRICVMNDGAFVGEFKGAEATQEKIMRAIMRNERSNGNTAPVAAEMGGSQP from the coding sequence ATGACCGCCATGCTGGAGATGCGCAACGTCAGCAAGAGCTTTGCTGGCGTTCAGGCGCTGCGTGACGTGAATTTCTCTGTCGAGGCTGGACAGATCCACGCCCTCGTCGGCGAGAACGGCGCTGGCAAGTCCACCCTGATGAAGGTGCTCAGCGGCGTCTACCCCCATGGCAGCTACGATGGCACCATCGTCTTTGATGGCGAGGAACGCCGCTTCCGAGATATCAACGATTCCGAGGCGCTCGGTATCATCATCATTCACCAGGAGCTGGCGCTGATCCCGCTGATGTCGATCGCGGAAAACATTTTCCTGTCGCACCCACCGTCGAAATTCGGCGTGATCGATCGCGACGAGGTCTACCGTCGCACGCGGGAGCTTCTGGTGCAGGTCGGCCTGAAGGAATCGCCGGATACGCTGATCACCGATCTCGGTGTCGGCAAGCAGCAACTGGTCGAGATCGCGAAAGCCCTCTCCAAGCGGGTGCGGATGCTGATCCTGGACGAGCCGACCGCGAGCCTCAACGAGGCCGACAGCGCCGCGCTGCTGGAGCGCCTCATGGCATTCCGCGAACAGGGCATCGGCTCGATCCTGATCTCGCACAAGCTCAATGAGGTCGCCCGCGTCGCTGACCACATCACGGTGCTGCGCGACGGCCGCACCGTCGACAGCATCGACTGCCATGCCGAGCCGATCCAGGAAGACCGCATCATCCGGAGCATGGTCAACCGCGATCTCGCCCATCGCTTTCCCGAGCGCAGCGCGACCATCGGCGAACCCGTGCTCGAGGTCGCGAATTGGTCGGTCTATCACCCCATTCATCCCGAACGGCAGGTGATCAAGGCCGTCAATTTCAGTGTTAGGCGCGGCGAGGTCGTGGGCATCGCGGGGCTGATGGGCGCCGGCCGCACCGAATTCGCCATGAGCCTGTTCGGCCGTTGCTGGGGCACCAATATCAGCGGCCGTATCTGGCTCGAAGGCCATGAGATCGCGCTGCCGAACGTGGCTGCTGCGATCGACGCCGGCCTTGCCTATGTCACCGAGGACCGCAAGCAGCTTGGTCTGATCCTCGCCGACGACGTCCGCAAGAACATCACGCTCGCGAGCCTCGACCAGGTTGCGCCGAACAGGGTGATCGACGACATCGCCGAGCTGAAGGTTGCAAGCGACTATCGGAGCCGGATGCGGATCCGCTGCTCCGACGTCTACCAGGAGACCGGCCAGCTCTCCGGCGGTAACCAGCAGAAGGTCGTGCTGTCGAAATGGCTGATGACCGATCCCAGGGTCCTGATCCTGGACGAGCCGACGCGGGGCATCGACGTCGGTGCCAAATACGAGATTTACGGTATCATCAACGAGCTTGCTGAGGCCGGCCGAGGTGTGGTGGTGATCTCCTCGGAGATGCCCGAGCTGCTCGGAATCTGCGACCGCATCTGCGTCATGAACGACGGTGCTTTTGTCGGGGAATTCAAGGGTGCGGAGGCGACGCAGGAAAAGATCATGCGCGCCATCATGCGCAATGAACGAAGCAACGGAAACACGGCGCCTGTGGCCGCAGAGATGGGAGGATCGCAGCCATGA
- the chvE gene encoding multiple monosaccharide ABC transporter substrate-binding protein, translating into MLKLKTTFLALALAGAATMAAGVTASAQDKATVGIAMPTKSSARWIDDGNNMVKVLKERGYNTDLQYAEDDIPNQLSQVENMVTKGAKALVIAAIDGTTLSDVLKQAKAKGIIVIAYDRLIRGTPNVDYYATFDNFQVGVLQAQSIEQGLGLKDGKGPFNIELFGGSPDDNNAYFFYNGAMSVLKPYIDSGKLVVASGQMGMDKVATLRWDGATAQSRMDNLLSAYYGNKKINAVLSPYDGISIGIISSLKGVGYGSAGQPMPIISGQDAEVPSIKAMLRGDQYSTIFKDTRDLAKVTADMVDAALAGKQVTVNDTKTYENGVKTVPSYLLKPVVVYKDNWEKVLVDSGYYKKSQFQ; encoded by the coding sequence ATGCTGAAACTGAAGACGACATTCCTGGCACTGGCACTGGCCGGCGCCGCGACGATGGCCGCAGGCGTCACTGCGTCCGCCCAGGACAAGGCGACCGTCGGCATCGCCATGCCGACAAAATCCTCGGCGCGCTGGATCGACGACGGCAACAACATGGTCAAGGTGCTGAAGGAGCGCGGCTACAACACCGATCTGCAATATGCCGAAGATGACATCCCGAACCAGCTCTCGCAGGTCGAGAACATGGTGACCAAGGGCGCCAAAGCGCTGGTGATCGCCGCGATCGATGGCACGACGCTGTCCGACGTGCTCAAGCAGGCCAAGGCCAAGGGCATTATCGTCATTGCTTATGACCGCTTGATCCGCGGCACGCCGAACGTCGATTACTACGCGACCTTCGACAATTTCCAGGTCGGCGTGCTCCAGGCGCAGTCGATCGAGCAAGGGCTCGGTCTGAAGGACGGCAAGGGCCCGTTCAACATCGAGCTGTTCGGCGGCTCGCCCGACGACAACAATGCCTACTTCTTCTACAACGGCGCGATGAGCGTGCTGAAGCCGTACATCGACAGCGGCAAGCTCGTCGTCGCTTCCGGCCAGATGGGCATGGACAAGGTTGCGACCTTGCGCTGGGACGGCGCCACAGCCCAGTCCCGCATGGACAATTTGCTCAGCGCCTACTACGGCAACAAGAAGATCAATGCGGTGCTGTCGCCCTATGATGGTATTTCGATCGGCATCATCTCCTCGCTGAAGGGCGTCGGCTATGGTAGCGCAGGGCAGCCGATGCCCATCATCTCGGGCCAGGATGCCGAGGTACCCTCGATCAAGGCGATGCTGCGCGGTGACCAGTATTCGACCATCTTCAAGGACACCCGCGACCTCGCCAAGGTGACCGCCGACATGGTCGACGCCGCGCTCGCCGGCAAGCAGGTCACGGTGAACGACACCAAGACCTATGAGAACGGTGTCAAGACCGTGCCGTCCTACCTGCTCAAGCCGGTCGTAGTTTACAAGGACAATTGGGAGAAGGTGCTGGTCGACAGCGGTTACTACAAGAAGTCACAGTTTCAGTAA
- a CDS encoding SMP-30/gluconolactonase/LRE family protein, translating to MEQVPTSVLSAEPCHLGEGPTYDVATDTAWWFDIREGRLFEAHLGSRSIRVHALGRMASALGRIDAERQLIVAEDGLYIRNIGDGAMALFCPLEADNPVTRSNDARVHQSGTFWIGTMGKQAERGAGAIYAFHRGKISTLFPGISIPNSICFSPDGATGYFTDTARAVLYAVRLNPATGLPRDEPEVLLRHTGIGGLDGSVCDADGQIWNACWGASRIDVYSPQGECLRSLSVPAKQASCPAFVGPDLSRLLVTSAWQDMDAAARADDPQAGCTFLLEASARGRAEPDVKLA from the coding sequence ATGGAGCAGGTGCCGACCTCCGTCCTCTCGGCCGAGCCGTGCCATCTCGGCGAAGGTCCGACCTATGACGTTGCGACCGATACCGCATGGTGGTTCGACATTCGCGAGGGACGTCTGTTCGAGGCACATCTCGGCAGCCGCAGCATTCGCGTCCACGCGCTCGGCCGGATGGCGAGCGCGCTCGGGCGTATCGATGCCGAACGGCAGCTGATCGTCGCGGAGGACGGTCTCTACATCCGCAACATAGGCGATGGCGCAATGGCGCTGTTCTGTCCGCTCGAAGCCGACAATCCCGTGACCCGATCCAACGATGCCCGCGTGCACCAGTCCGGCACGTTCTGGATCGGGACCATGGGGAAGCAGGCCGAGCGCGGCGCAGGCGCGATCTATGCGTTCCATCGCGGCAAGATCTCGACGCTGTTTCCCGGGATCAGCATTCCAAATTCGATCTGCTTCTCGCCTGATGGCGCCACCGGCTACTTCACCGACACCGCCCGCGCCGTGCTCTACGCGGTGCGGCTCAATCCCGCGACCGGCCTGCCGCGCGACGAGCCGGAGGTGCTGCTGCGCCACACCGGCATCGGCGGGCTCGACGGCTCGGTGTGCGACGCCGACGGCCAGATCTGGAACGCCTGCTGGGGCGCGAGCCGTATCGACGTCTATTCGCCGCAAGGCGAGTGCCTGCGCTCACTCAGCGTGCCGGCGAAGCAGGCGAGCTGCCCGGCCTTCGTCGGTCCCGATCTGTCGCGCCTGCTCGTCACCTCGGCCTGGCAGGACATGGACGCTGCAGCGCGCGCCGACGATCCGCAAGCCGGCTGCACTTTTCTACTGGAGGCATCCGCGCGAGGTCGCGCGGAGCCCGACGTCAAGCTCGCATAG
- a CDS encoding aldose epimerase family protein → MAGAKIEKDIFGTLSDGRKVERIVLRGEGGFEVRIITHGAVLQALIAPDANGNCDDVVLGHDAFAGYLAERKFLGATVGRYANRIAKGQFSLDGETFQLPVNNGPNALHGGLDGFDRKLWEIAGVDDGTEPAVTLTYVSPHGEENYPGRLDVRLTYRITGATELSLIMEARTDRSTIVNLTNHSFFNLEGATSGAPILDHKLTVAADHFLAIDPTAIPLPEPPRAVAGTPFDFRDAHPVGERIRESDQQLRHGKGYDHTYCLGRDGKLAFAARLEAPCSGRIMELFTDQPGLQVYSGNYLDGTISGKGGKLIRQSDAMCLEPHIWPNAPNRPDFPSPRLDPGGVYRHHTVYRFGVRAS, encoded by the coding sequence ATGGCTGGCGCAAAAATAGAGAAAGACATCTTCGGGACGCTGTCTGACGGCCGCAAGGTCGAGCGCATCGTGCTGCGCGGGGAGGGCGGCTTCGAAGTCCGCATCATCACCCATGGCGCGGTGCTGCAGGCCCTGATCGCGCCGGACGCCAATGGAAACTGCGACGACGTCGTGCTCGGCCATGATGCATTTGCCGGATATCTCGCCGAACGAAAGTTTCTGGGCGCTACCGTCGGCCGCTACGCTAACCGTATTGCCAAGGGACAGTTCTCGCTGGACGGTGAGACGTTTCAGCTTCCCGTCAACAACGGCCCGAATGCGCTGCATGGGGGGCTGGACGGTTTTGACCGTAAGCTCTGGGAGATTGCCGGGGTCGACGACGGTACCGAGCCGGCGGTGACGCTCACCTATGTCAGCCCGCATGGCGAGGAGAATTATCCAGGCCGGCTCGATGTGCGCCTGACCTACCGCATCACCGGCGCGACCGAACTCTCGCTCATCATGGAGGCGCGAACGGATCGCTCGACCATCGTCAACCTGACCAATCACAGCTTCTTCAATCTGGAAGGCGCTACGTCCGGCGCGCCCATTCTCGACCACAAGCTGACAGTCGCCGCCGATCATTTCCTCGCCATTGACCCCACCGCGATCCCGTTGCCGGAGCCGCCGCGCGCGGTCGCCGGCACGCCGTTCGATTTCCGCGATGCGCACCCCGTCGGCGAGCGCATCCGCGAGAGCGATCAGCAATTGCGTCACGGCAAGGGTTACGACCACACCTATTGTCTCGGGCGCGACGGCAAGCTCGCATTCGCGGCGCGGCTGGAGGCGCCGTGCTCGGGGCGCATCATGGAGCTCTTCACCGATCAGCCCGGCCTGCAGGTCTATTCCGGCAACTATCTCGACGGCACGATCTCGGGGAAGGGCGGCAAGCTGATCCGGCAGTCGGACGCGATGTGCCTGGAGCCGCACATCTGGCCAAACGCGCCAAACCGGCCGGATTTTCCAAGCCCGCGGCTCGATCCCGGCGGGGTCTATCGCCATCACACCGTCTATCGCTTTGGGGTAAGGGCGTCATGA
- a CDS encoding Gfo/Idh/MocA family protein: MTELRIAIVGFGKIARDQHVGAIAATPGARLAAVASRNASLPDLLHFATIEDLLEKGPPIDAVSLCTPPQVRRAQAAAALAAGKHVMLEKPPGTGVAELDPLIAMAAEAKHTLFATWHSRCAPAVEPAREWLATRRIKSVHINWKEDVRVWHPGQAWIWEPGGLGVFDPGINALSILTRILPRPVFVTAAELAFPANCQAPIAANLTLTDIGGLPVSAEFDFRQTGPQSWDIVAETDQGQMTLSGGGRRMAVDGKAIAEAPDQEYRELYARFVKLAASGESDVDLAPLRLVADAFLLGKRTIVEPFVD, encoded by the coding sequence GTGACAGAGCTTCGCATCGCCATCGTCGGCTTCGGCAAGATCGCGCGGGACCAGCATGTGGGTGCGATCGCCGCGACACCGGGCGCGAGGCTCGCGGCCGTGGCGAGCCGCAACGCCTCGCTGCCGGACCTGCTGCATTTCGCCACCATCGAGGATTTGCTGGAGAAGGGACCGCCGATCGACGCTGTCTCGCTCTGCACGCCGCCGCAGGTGCGCCGCGCCCAGGCCGCCGCGGCGCTCGCCGCCGGCAAGCATGTCATGCTGGAGAAGCCGCCAGGCACCGGGGTCGCCGAGCTCGATCCGCTGATCGCGATGGCGGCGGAGGCCAAGCACACGCTGTTTGCGACCTGGCATTCGCGCTGCGCCCCGGCGGTCGAACCGGCGCGCGAATGGCTGGCGACGCGCCGGATCAAATCCGTGCACATCAACTGGAAGGAAGATGTCCGTGTCTGGCATCCCGGGCAGGCCTGGATCTGGGAGCCGGGCGGGCTTGGCGTATTTGATCCCGGCATCAATGCGCTATCGATCCTGACCCGCATCCTGCCGAGGCCAGTGTTTGTCACCGCGGCGGAGCTTGCCTTTCCCGCCAATTGCCAGGCGCCGATCGCCGCGAACCTGACGCTGACCGACATCGGCGGCCTGCCTGTCTCCGCCGAGTTCGATTTCCGCCAGACCGGGCCGCAGAGCTGGGATATCGTCGCGGAAACCGATCAGGGCCAAATGACGTTGTCAGGCGGCGGCCGGCGGATGGCCGTTGACGGCAAGGCCATTGCCGAGGCGCCCGATCAGGAATATCGCGAATTGTACGCCCGCTTCGTCAAACTGGCGGCATCAGGCGAGAGCGATGTCGATCTCGCCCCGCTGCGTCTCGTCGCCGACGCCTTCCTGCTCGGCAAGCGCACGATCGTTGAACCGTTTGTGGACTGA